The Atlantibacter hermannii genomic interval ACGGTTGGTGGTGGAGGCCGTCACCGGATCGGTCAGAATAAAGAACGCGCCCAGCATCGTCGCACCTGAGAACAGATGAACCCACGGCGAGGCAAATTGCCCAGGCGCAATCAGCCAGCCGAGCAGGGAGCAAACCAGCAATGTCGCCAGAAAACTCACCGGAATATGCCAGCGGATCAAATTTTTACCCAGCAGGAACAGGCCGCCTGCCAGATACACCACGTTAACCCACTGCCAACCGGGGCCGCCCAGCACGCCGCTGAGCATGGGGCTGTGCATTAACTGGACCGCGTCGCCTCCGGCGCGTAAACCGGTTTTAAATGTATCCAGCGGGGTCGCCTGGCTGATGCCGTCAATGCCCATTTTGAGCGGGTCGAATCCTGCGCCGTTAGCCATATGACCGGTAAAAATCATCCGCAACGTGTCTGCCAAATCAGGCGGCAGCGCGGCGAGCGGCTGTGGGGGAAGCCAACTGGTCATTTGTACCGGAAAGGAGATCAGCAACACCACATAGCCAATCATTGCCGGGTTAAAGGGATTATGGCCCAGCCCGCCGTACAAATGTTTAGCGATGATAATGGCGAACACCGTACCCAATACCACCATCCACCAGGGGGCGAGGGGAGGGATACTGATGCCGAGCAGCAAACCGGTCAATAATGCAGAATTATCCCCCAGGATGGCGGCGAAGGATTGCTTACGCAACCGACACACCACGGTTTCCGCTGCCAGAGCGCTTATCACGGCGAGCAGGAGTTGAATGAACGAACCCCATCCAAAGTAGTACCACTGCACGGCGATGCCAGGCAGCAGCGCCAGAGACACCAGCATCATGATGCGCGATGTCTGGCGCTTATTATGGGTATAAGGGGAGCTTGCGATTCTGAAAACCATTTATTCCTCGTTCACGGCCTTCTGGGCTGCTTTTTTGGCTTGCGCACGGGCAATCGCTGCTGCGACCGCGGCTTTACGCGGATCAACAGGCTCGTCATTGGCGGATTCCTGTTCCAGGGAAGCCTGCTTACGGGCTTTGGCGCGGGCGATGGCGGCTTCCACTGCGGCTTTACGCGGATCGACCGGTGCGACGGTATCTGCGGCCTCTGTCACCGGCTCAGTTGCGCCTTGCTTACGGGCTTTGGCGCGGGCAATGGCGGCTTCCACTGCGGCTTTACGCGGATCGACCGGTGCGACGGTATCTGCGGCTTCTGCCACCGGCTCCGTTGCGCCTTGCTTACGGGCTTTGGCACGGGCGATAGCGGCTTCCACTGCGGCTTTACGCGGATCGACCGGTGCGACGTTTTCTGCGGCCTCTGCCACCGGCTCAGTTGCGCCTTGCTTACGGGCTTTGGCGCGGGCGATGGCGGCTTCCACCGCGGCTTTACGCGGATCGACCGGTGCGACGTTTTCTGCGGACTCTGTCACTGGCTCAGTTGTGCCTTCCTTACGGGCTTTGGCACGGGCGATAGCAGCTTCCACTGCGGCTTTACGTGGATCGACCGGTGCGACATTATCTGCGGCTTCTGCCACCGGCTCCGTTGTGCCTTGCTTACGGGCTTTGGCGCGGGCGATAGCGGCTTCCACTGCGGCTTTACGTGGATCAACGGGCGCATTATCAGCAGAATCGACAGATGTTGACGCGGCGGCTTTTTCAGCCT includes:
- the rnfD gene encoding electron transport complex protein RnfD, whose translation is MVFRIASSPYTHNKRQTSRIMMLVSLALLPGIAVQWYYFGWGSFIQLLLAVISALAAETVVCRLRKQSFAAILGDNSALLTGLLLGISIPPLAPWWMVVLGTVFAIIIAKHLYGGLGHNPFNPAMIGYVVLLISFPVQMTSWLPPQPLAALPPDLADTLRMIFTGHMANGAGFDPLKMGIDGISQATPLDTFKTGLRAGGDAVQLMHSPMLSGVLGGPGWQWVNVVYLAGGLFLLGKNLIRWHIPVSFLATLLVCSLLGWLIAPGQFASPWVHLFSGATMLGAFFILTDPVTASTTNRGRLVYGALAGVLVWLIRSYGGYPDGVAFATLLANITVPLIDYYTRPRVYGHR